The proteins below come from a single Cupriavidus pauculus genomic window:
- a CDS encoding putative bifunctional diguanylate cyclase/phosphodiesterase, whose amino-acid sequence MNDVTHARGSLPPDAGPEAPAEASAPVAPPVVPAVPPVAPVLAPANASHLGRKFSIEARLFGRYDRAIVYAVLIGLVLSGALLLFRLEMEARELLMSADGDASERLASITRQFHVYIVGTFLTGLFMLHHVRARFRLEAKLVHQADHDPLTGLPNRRSFDAAIQAARMGSYSVVLASIDRFERVAAELGLASADRLMAMCAERIAHAALLHRGRAFRLDGVKLGMLFVGKSTHHDLTAAIFAVQAAMAEPFVLNRREVFLSMSLGTAEAPTDAGGPGELLRNASTALQAAQAYGGDTHVRYSPDLQSIRSEKLWMEAALNRAIERGEMTLHYQPQQRLRDGRLSGFEALLRWQHDGRSISPSDFIPLAEESGQIIALGDWVLREACTQARIWGERFRCPIVVAINISPRQFQHPGFLPGVRRIIDETGVSPSNIELEITEGMMIERADKVIALLNELRALGVRIAIDDFGTGYSSLSYLTRLPIDRLKIDRAFIQGIAHDPRNASVVQAAISLGHNLGLSVLAEGVESCAQREWLAALNCDEIQGFVYGRPVPAAAAENFLRNRC is encoded by the coding sequence ATGAATGACGTGACCCATGCCCGCGGCAGCCTGCCGCCCGACGCCGGACCGGAAGCGCCCGCCGAGGCGAGCGCTCCTGTCGCGCCGCCCGTCGTGCCCGCCGTGCCCCCCGTCGCACCGGTTCTGGCACCCGCCAATGCCAGTCACCTCGGCCGGAAGTTCAGCATCGAGGCCCGCCTCTTCGGCCGCTATGACCGCGCGATCGTCTACGCGGTGCTGATCGGCCTCGTGCTGTCCGGCGCCCTGCTGCTGTTCCGCCTGGAAATGGAAGCGCGCGAGCTGCTGATGTCGGCCGATGGCGATGCGAGCGAGCGGCTGGCCTCCATCACGCGGCAGTTCCACGTCTATATCGTCGGCACGTTCCTGACCGGCCTGTTCATGCTCCACCACGTGCGGGCGCGCTTCCGGCTGGAGGCGAAGCTCGTCCATCAGGCCGATCACGACCCGCTCACGGGCCTGCCCAACCGGCGCTCGTTCGACGCCGCGATCCAGGCCGCGCGCATGGGCAGCTACAGCGTCGTGCTGGCATCGATCGACCGCTTCGAACGCGTGGCCGCCGAACTCGGACTGGCCTCCGCGGACCGGCTCATGGCGATGTGCGCAGAGCGGATTGCCCATGCCGCCCTGCTCCATCGCGGCCGCGCGTTCCGGCTCGATGGCGTCAAGCTCGGCATGCTGTTCGTCGGCAAGAGCACGCATCACGATCTCACCGCCGCGATCTTCGCGGTGCAGGCCGCCATGGCCGAACCTTTCGTGCTGAACCGCCGCGAGGTGTTCCTGAGCATGAGCCTGGGCACGGCCGAGGCACCCACCGACGCCGGCGGTCCCGGAGAGCTGCTGCGCAACGCGAGCACCGCGCTGCAGGCCGCCCAGGCCTATGGCGGCGACACCCACGTGCGCTACAGCCCCGACCTGCAGTCGATCCGTTCGGAGAAACTCTGGATGGAGGCCGCGCTGAACCGCGCGATCGAACGCGGCGAGATGACGCTTCACTACCAGCCGCAGCAGCGGCTGCGCGATGGCCGGCTTTCGGGCTTCGAGGCCCTGCTGCGCTGGCAGCACGATGGCCGCTCGATCTCCCCGTCGGACTTCATTCCGCTTGCCGAGGAGTCGGGACAGATCATCGCGCTTGGGGACTGGGTGCTCCGCGAAGCCTGCACGCAGGCGCGCATCTGGGGTGAGCGCTTCCGCTGCCCGATCGTCGTGGCCATCAATATCTCGCCACGCCAGTTCCAGCATCCGGGCTTCCTCCCGGGCGTTCGGCGCATCATCGACGAGACCGGCGTCTCGCCGTCCAATATCGAACTCGAGATCACCGAAGGCATGATGATCGAGCGCGCGGACAAGGTCATCGCATTGCTCAACGAGCTGCGGGCACTGGGCGTGCGCATCGCGATCGACGATTTCGGCACGGGCTATTCGAGCCTGTCGTACCTGACCCGCCTGCCGATCGACCGCCTCAAGATCGATCGCGCCTTTATTCAGGGCATTGCGCACGATCCGCGCAATGCCAGCGTCGTACAGGCCGCGATCAGTCTCGGCCACAACCTCGGCCTGTCCGTACTGGCCGAGGGCGTGGAGTCCTGCGCGCAGCGCGAATGGC
- a CDS encoding sensor histidine kinase produces the protein MTFQMLANASLPPLRDMPRAFALAAASVATALTLLAAVATRGEPPAASLLLLSVLFASWYGGALAGTFGLLLSVAAFDYFYVGEMRLFGVHLEELPRLVAFVVAAGCVIRLCASHHRAVSELKTTNEALLDTNECLTRANEALESKSAQREMLNERLRWSEAFLREAQKISRTGSWRWSLSDGRLTWSDENFRIFGFYPGFETPARDAIFERIHEDDLDRLRDVVSRAVQAHRGFECEYRIRLPNQAIRHVRGVGRPIQWEGGRPVEYIGTTVDITRQRQTEELLRKSEAEFRSLAENLPDGIIRYDTQCNRLYVNPAHARHSGIPAESAIRMPIDHGWGGDIPAEEYRAMILDVMRTGTPRQILGRWRANDSSPVHFAVHVVPERNAEGETVGALAISRNITALKETERQLEESRQLLRRLSDRNETVREEERKHLARELHDDLAQYLLAIRMNLSVLGSEFSVQVPGLHARTASMIGSVDTAIKSVRNVIASLRPAVLDMGVLPGLEWLVSDFLARTETTPCELEIRVPDVKLGDKAEMTFFRVAQESLRNVARHAQATEVRVIFRHTDDPPAYVLEVEDNGVGFDPSVQRPRSFGLMGIQERVLMVGGTLEIASAPGAGTTIRAVIPHPMHE, from the coding sequence TGCTGTTCGCCTCGTGGTACGGCGGCGCGCTGGCCGGGACGTTCGGCCTGCTGCTTTCCGTGGCCGCGTTCGACTACTTCTACGTCGGCGAGATGCGTCTGTTCGGCGTGCATCTCGAAGAGCTGCCGCGCCTCGTCGCGTTTGTCGTTGCCGCGGGCTGCGTCATCCGGCTCTGCGCGTCCCATCATCGAGCGGTCAGCGAGCTCAAGACCACCAACGAAGCGCTGCTCGACACCAACGAATGCCTGACGCGCGCGAATGAAGCGCTCGAGAGCAAGAGCGCGCAGCGCGAGATGCTCAACGAGCGGCTGCGCTGGAGCGAGGCGTTCCTGCGAGAGGCGCAGAAGATCAGCCGCACGGGCAGCTGGCGCTGGAGCCTGTCGGACGGCAGACTCACATGGTCCGACGAGAATTTCCGGATCTTCGGGTTCTATCCGGGATTCGAGACGCCCGCGCGCGACGCGATCTTCGAGCGCATCCACGAAGACGACCTGGACCGGCTGCGCGATGTCGTAAGCCGCGCGGTACAGGCGCATCGCGGCTTCGAATGCGAATACCGCATCCGGCTGCCGAACCAGGCCATCCGCCATGTGCGCGGCGTGGGCCGGCCCATCCAGTGGGAGGGCGGCCGCCCGGTCGAGTACATCGGCACCACCGTCGATATCACGCGGCAGCGCCAGACCGAGGAACTGCTGCGCAAGAGCGAGGCCGAGTTCCGTTCGCTCGCGGAGAACCTGCCCGACGGCATCATCCGCTACGACACGCAGTGCAATCGCCTGTACGTGAATCCCGCGCATGCGCGGCATAGCGGCATTCCGGCCGAGTCCGCCATCCGCATGCCGATCGATCATGGCTGGGGCGGCGACATTCCCGCGGAAGAGTATCGCGCGATGATCCTCGACGTCATGCGCACCGGCACGCCGCGGCAGATCCTTGGCCGCTGGCGCGCGAACGACAGCAGCCCCGTGCACTTCGCGGTGCATGTGGTGCCCGAGCGCAATGCCGAAGGCGAGACCGTCGGCGCGCTGGCGATCAGCCGCAATATCACGGCGCTCAAGGAAACCGAACGGCAGCTCGAGGAATCGCGGCAGCTGCTGCGCCGCCTGTCGGACCGCAACGAGACCGTGCGCGAGGAAGAACGCAAGCACCTCGCGCGCGAGCTGCACGACGACCTCGCGCAGTATCTGCTCGCCATCCGCATGAACCTGTCCGTGCTCGGCTCGGAATTCAGCGTGCAGGTTCCCGGCCTGCATGCGCGCACGGCCTCGATGATCGGATCGGTCGATACGGCCATCAAGTCCGTACGCAACGTGATTGCCTCGCTGCGGCCCGCCGTGCTCGACATGGGCGTGCTGCCCGGCCTCGAGTGGCTCGTGTCCGATTTCCTCGCGCGCACGGAAACCACGCCCTGCGAGCTCGAGATCCGTGTGCCCGACGTCAAGCTCGGCGACAAGGCCGAGATGACGTTCTTCCGCGTGGCGCAGGAATCGCTGCGCAACGTGGCGCGGCACGCGCAGGCCACCGAGGTGCGCGTGATCTTCCGCCACACCGATGACCCTCCCGCCTATGTGCTGGAAGTGGAAGACAACGGCGTGGGGTTCGACCCGTCGGTCCAGCGGCCGCGATCCTTCGGCCTCATGGGCATCCAGGAACGCGTGCTGATGGTCGGGGGAACGCTGGAGATCGCCTCCGCCCCTGGCGCCGGCACCACCATACGCGCGGTCATCCCGCATCCGATGCATGAATGA